In the Pseudonocardia sediminis genome, GCCGGAGACGATCGACGAGACCAGCCTGCGTCACCGGCTCGTCGCGCCGCTGTCGCTGCGACGTCTCACGGAGTGACCGGAGCCTGACGGCACCCCGGCCGGACCCGGCCGGGGTGCCCTACCGGACCAGCGGGACGAACCGGATTCGCCCTCCGGTCGCGCACACGATTCCGCGTGTTCAGCCGGAGTTCGCCGGAGAACCCCTGAACGGGGGTTGCTAGTCTGGCGATCGTGCCCGACGCCTCCGTCGGACCGGGGGTCCCCGGCCCCCGGTCCCTGGGGTCCCTGGTCCGCGGTTGGAGCTCCCCGGCGAACCGCGACGGGTTGGCCCTCGTGTTCAGCTCCGGCCTGACCGCACTGGTCGGGCTGGCGTACTGGGCCGTCGCCGCCCGGACGTTCGACGTCGAGACGGTGGGCCGGAACTCCACGCTGCTCTCGGCGATGATGCTGATCGGCGGCGTCGCCCACCTCAACATGACGCACGCGCTGCTGCGGTTCGTCCCGGTCGCCGGGGCGGTGTCGCGGCGCCTGGTGCTCGGCGGCTACGCCGTCGCGGCCGTGCTCAGCTCGCTGGTCGGCGGGTTGTTCGCGCTCGGGGCCGGGATCTGGGCGCCGGAGGCGGTCGAGCTCCTCGGGCAGGGCCGGCTCGTCCTGTTCTTCATGGTCGCCGCCCCGGTCTGGGCGATCTTCACCGTGCAGGACTACGTGCTCACCGCCGTCCGCCGCGCGACGGTGGTCCCGCTGGAGAACGCCGTCTTCGCCGTCCTGAAGATCGTGCTCCTGGTCGTGGCCGCGGTGATCGCCGTCGACGGCGGCATCGCGATCTCCTGGGTCGTCGCGACCGCCGTCATGGTCGTCGTGGTCAACGCCTGGCTGCTGCTGCGGGTGCTGCCCGCGCACGGCCGGGAGCGGGCCGGCGAGGCGATGCCGATCACGCTCGGCGCGGTCGGGCGGTTCGTCCGCGGCGACTACGCCGGCGCGATCTTCTGGCAGGCCGCCCTCACCGGCATGACGGTGCTGGTCGGCACCCGGCTCGGCGGCGAGTCCGCGGCGGTCTGGAACATCGTCTGGCAGTTCGGGATGTCGCTGTTCCTGGTCGCCTCCGGGATGGGCCAGTCGATGATCGCGCACAACGCGACCGACCCCGGCAGGGTCGAGGCCGCACGCCGGGCCATGGTCATGCGCTCGCTGACGCTCGTCGTGCCGGCCTCGGTCGTGCTGATCGTCGGGTCGCCGTGGATCCTGTCGGTCTTCGGCACCGAGTACCGCGACAGCGGGGTCGGCACCCTGATCCTGGTGGCGCTGGCCGCCATCCCGAACTGCGTGACCTCGGCGACGATGAGCGCGGCGCGGGTCCGGCGGCGCACCGGCGTCCAGTTCGCGGTGCCGGCGTCGATCGCGTCGATCGTGATCGTGACGTCGTGGCTGCTGATGCCGATGCTGGGCATCCTGGCCGTCGGCATCGGCTGGCTGCTCGGGCAGCTCGTGGTGGTGAGCGTGATCCTCGTCGGGCAGGCGCCGTGGCTGCCGCCGCTGCTGGGCACCCGGATCGACGCCGCGCGCAGCGCCGCCCTGTTGCGCCGGGTCGGGACGAAGGCGATCAGCAGCACCGGACCGGAGGACTCCGGGCACTGGGAGGTCCGCGAGGTCCTCTCCGGCGGGTCGGAGTCGGTCGTGGTCGGGATCGGGCCGGAGGACGGTCCGGGCGCGCTGCTCAAGGCCAGCGACACCGCGCGCAGCCAGGACGCGCTGCGCCACCAGACCGAGGTCCTCGCCGAGCTGCACGCCGATCCCCGCCTGGGTCGCTGGGCCGAGCTGGTCCCGGTGGTGCTCGGCGACGGTGACGTCGGTGGCAGCTACTGCGTGATGGAGTCCCGTCTCGGCGGCGACATCGGGCTCGGGGCCCTGCGCGACCCGCACACCCGGCGGACGTTCCAGTCCAGCGCAGTGGCCACGATCGGTGAGCTGCACCGCCGCACCGGCCGGGTCGTCGAGGCCGGCGACGCCGAGCTGCGCCGCTTCGTGCACGACCCGCTCGACGTCGTCCGGGGCATCGTGCCCCGCCCGATGCACGACGACGTGCAGGTCCTCGCCGACGCCCTCGACGCCGGGCTGCGCGGCAGGCGGATCTCGGTCGGCTGGTCGCACGGCGACTACAACCCGGTCAACGTGCTCACCACCGCCGACGGCCGGATCAGCGCCGTGATCGACTGGTGCGACGCCGAGCGCGACGGCCTGCAGGTCCTGGACCTGGTCGTGTTCTTCCAGCTCTCGGTCGCGATGGGCGACGAGCAGGAGCTCGGACCGCAGCTGCTGCGCTGGCTGTCCGCGGATCCGCCGGAGCACCACGTGCTGCTCGGGCGCACCCAGCGGATGCTCGGCTCCGACCTCGTC is a window encoding:
- a CDS encoding phosphotransferase, with the translated sequence MPDASVGPGVPGPRSLGSLVRGWSSPANRDGLALVFSSGLTALVGLAYWAVAARTFDVETVGRNSTLLSAMMLIGGVAHLNMTHALLRFVPVAGAVSRRLVLGGYAVAAVLSSLVGGLFALGAGIWAPEAVELLGQGRLVLFFMVAAPVWAIFTVQDYVLTAVRRATVVPLENAVFAVLKIVLLVVAAVIAVDGGIAISWVVATAVMVVVVNAWLLLRVLPAHGRERAGEAMPITLGAVGRFVRGDYAGAIFWQAALTGMTVLVGTRLGGESAAVWNIVWQFGMSLFLVASGMGQSMIAHNATDPGRVEAARRAMVMRSLTLVVPASVVLIVGSPWILSVFGTEYRDSGVGTLILVALAAIPNCVTSATMSAARVRRRTGVQFAVPASIASIVIVTSWLLMPMLGILAVGIGWLLGQLVVVSVILVGQAPWLPPLLGTRIDAARSAALLRRVGTKAISSTGPEDSGHWEVREVLSGGSESVVVGIGPEDGPGALLKASDTARSQDALRHQTEVLAELHADPRLGRWAELVPVVLGDGDVGGSYCVMESRLGGDIGLGALRDPHTRRTFQSSAVATIGELHRRTGRVVEAGDAELRRFVHDPLDVVRGIVPRPMHDDVQVLADALDAGLRGRRISVGWSHGDYNPVNVLTTADGRISAVIDWCDAERDGLQVLDLVVFFQLSVAMGDEQELGPQLLRWLSADPPEHHVLLGRTQRMLGSDLVDTRVLLLLGWLQHVSKTATKSTQYASNPVWNRRNVRMVLRQVPALLGGSRPEPSARGLDGPTVSMAVPSATGAVAPVPGAPARNRGAAPSSPPPRPRPMPAVPPRPMPAPPRPDAASVAAPADGPGPQAGRPGTGAAPHPAAGEPPGRPVMAPSRTAPRPRPGNEGRGDRPSGNGAPVGPDPAASA